One segment of Actinomycetota bacterium DNA contains the following:
- a CDS encoding sensor histidine kinase, whose translation MSSSFGDTHVSTLLEELCQRAGGIRPEEVDHFHRLVAVWQMLADLSFADLLLVTPIQDSPDGDMIVLAQTRPDSTQTLFPDDHVGTALVAENAQEARTALETGKPQRGAADGRGVLRVAVPVRVGDRIPAVLVREGMPFGGRRVSSLEEAYQQCAETLHRMIVEGVFPYPGMQEWGSPRVSDGLLQLAPSGLILFASPNATAAHRRLGVYTQLVGTNVSDLPGGKALSAALEGQVPLEAEVEMGGAVVSRRVVPFVVAGELLGGIVLVQDVTELRRRDRMLMYKDAVIREIHHRVKNNLQTIASLLRLQSRRLGSDEAREALEESVRRVSTIALVHETLSQASGDLVDFGEVLRGVVRMLQDGLGLDQRRIGCEVRGEVGELPAVVATPLSLVITELVQNAAEHAFEDREEGTISVGLERTNGTVRATVADDGIGLPDDFSWESGGLGLKIVSALVDHELKGSLEVEAGEGTRIHVRVPLPGYRET comes from the coding sequence TTGTCGAGTAGCTTCGGCGACACGCACGTCTCGACCCTGCTCGAGGAGCTCTGCCAGAGGGCGGGGGGCATCCGCCCGGAGGAGGTGGATCACTTCCACCGGCTCGTGGCGGTCTGGCAGATGCTGGCCGACCTGTCCTTCGCCGACCTCCTGCTCGTCACCCCGATCCAGGACTCCCCGGACGGCGACATGATCGTCCTGGCCCAGACGCGGCCCGACTCGACGCAGACCCTGTTCCCCGACGACCACGTCGGGACGGCGCTCGTGGCCGAGAACGCGCAGGAGGCCCGGACGGCCCTCGAGACGGGGAAGCCGCAGCGGGGCGCGGCGGACGGACGCGGCGTCCTGCGCGTCGCCGTGCCCGTCCGGGTCGGGGACCGCATCCCGGCCGTCCTCGTGCGCGAGGGGATGCCGTTCGGGGGCCGGAGGGTCTCGAGCCTCGAGGAGGCGTACCAGCAGTGCGCCGAGACCCTGCACCGCATGATCGTGGAGGGGGTGTTCCCGTACCCCGGGATGCAGGAGTGGGGGAGCCCCCGGGTCTCCGACGGCCTCCTGCAGCTCGCGCCGTCCGGCCTCATCCTCTTCGCATCTCCGAACGCGACCGCGGCCCACCGCAGGCTCGGCGTGTACACGCAGCTGGTCGGGACGAACGTGAGCGACCTGCCCGGCGGCAAGGCGCTCTCGGCCGCCCTGGAGGGCCAGGTACCGCTCGAGGCGGAGGTGGAGATGGGGGGAGCCGTCGTCAGCCGTCGTGTCGTGCCGTTCGTCGTGGCGGGAGAGCTGCTCGGCGGCATAGTCCTCGTGCAGGACGTCACCGAGCTGCGTCGGCGCGACCGGATGCTCATGTACAAGGACGCCGTCATCCGCGAGATCCATCACCGGGTGAAGAACAACCTCCAGACGATCGCCAGCCTCCTGAGGCTGCAGTCGCGGCGATTGGGCTCCGACGAGGCGCGCGAGGCCCTCGAGGAGAGCGTCCGACGCGTCTCGACGATCGCCCTCGTCCACGAGACGCTCTCGCAGGCGTCGGGCGACCTCGTCGACTTCGGCGAGGTCCTCCGGGGGGTCGTCCGGATGCTCCAGGACGGCCTCGGTCTGGACCAGCGTCGTATCGGATGCGAGGTACGTGGAGAGGTGGGAGAGCTCCCGGCGGTGGTGGCCACCCCTCTGTCCCTCGTCATCACGGAGCTGGTCCAGAACGCGGCCGAGCACGCCTTCGAGGACCGCGAGGAGGGCACGATCTCCGTGGGTCTCGAGCGGACGAACGGCACGGTCCGCGCGACCGTGGCCGACGACGGCATCGGGCTCCCGGACGACTTCTCGTGGGAGTCGGGCGGGCTCGGCCTGAAGATCGTCAGCGCGCTCGTGGACCACGAGCTCAAGGGGAGCCTCGAGGTCGAGGCGGGGGAGGGGACCCGCATCCACGTCCGTGTCCCGCTTCCCGGCTACCGGGAGACGTAG
- a CDS encoding biotin/lipoyl-binding carrier protein: MTEVAAEMVANVWKVEVETGQQVTEGHVLVILESMKMEIPVYSPHDGTVTEVRVSEGAVVQEGDVIAVVE; this comes from the coding sequence ATGACCGAGGTGGCGGCGGAGATGGTGGCCAACGTCTGGAAGGTCGAGGTCGAGACCGGACAGCAGGTAACGGAGGGGCACGTCCTCGTCATCCTGGAGTCGATGAAGATGGAGATCCCCGTCTACTCCCCCCACGACGGGACCGTGACCGAGGTCCGGGTATCGGAGGGCGCAGTCGTCCAGGAGGGGGACGTGATAGCCGTTGTCGAGTAG
- a CDS encoding 3-keto-5-aminohexanoate cleavage protein — MGIQDKVVISCAISGAAANRQQCPYIPYTPEEYGQEARRARDAGASVVHIHARKPDTGAPSYDVEDYRAITDAILAEVPDIIVNYSTGAIGIDREQRVAQIADLRPEIGALNMGSMNYAIYSRSRKAFHIDAVFANPFGDIIFFLETMRDAGTKPEHECFDSGHINNVMLLADMGLGDPRPHFSLIMGVHGGIAATVPNLIHQVSLLPADAHWQVIGVRHPEQWRMIAAALGAGGSVRVGLEDNFYTADGEMATSNGDLVAKAARMAADVGRPVAEPNEAREMLGIAVPDRARTAVEARR; from the coding sequence ATGGGGATCCAGGACAAGGTCGTGATCTCGTGCGCGATATCTGGAGCGGCCGCGAACCGCCAGCAGTGCCCGTACATCCCTTACACCCCCGAGGAGTACGGGCAGGAGGCCCGGCGCGCCCGTGACGCGGGAGCGTCCGTGGTGCATATCCACGCCCGCAAGCCGGACACCGGCGCCCCGTCCTACGACGTCGAGGACTACCGGGCGATCACCGACGCCATCCTGGCCGAGGTCCCGGACATCATCGTCAACTACTCGACCGGTGCCATCGGCATAGACCGCGAACAGCGGGTCGCGCAGATCGCCGATCTTCGTCCCGAGATCGGTGCTCTGAACATGGGCTCGATGAACTACGCCATCTACTCACGTTCGAGGAAGGCGTTCCACATCGACGCCGTCTTCGCGAACCCCTTCGGCGACATCATCTTCTTCCTCGAGACGATGCGCGACGCCGGGACGAAGCCCGAGCACGAGTGCTTCGACTCCGGGCACATCAACAACGTCATGCTCCTCGCGGATATGGGGCTGGGGGACCCCAGGCCGCACTTCTCCCTGATCATGGGGGTCCACGGCGGGATAGCGGCGACGGTCCCGAACCTGATCCATCAGGTGTCGCTCCTGCCGGCGGACGCCCACTGGCAGGTGATCGGCGTCCGTCATCCGGAGCAGTGGCGGATGATCGCCGCGGCGCTTGGGGCCGGAGGATCGGTGCGTGTCGGGTTGGAGGACAACTTCTACACCGCGGACGGGGAGATGGCGACGTCCAACGGTGACCTCGTCGCGAAGGCCGCTCGGATGGCGGCCGACGTCGGGCGTCCCGTCGCTGAGCCGAACGAGGCGCGCGAGATGCTCGGCATCGCCGTGCCGGACCGCGCGCGGACGGCCGTGGAGGCGCGCCGATGA
- a CDS encoding PaaI family thioesterase, translated as MGERPAEDLRSQIAEAIEHLDGWELETVARLARRMDAQIGYGNPSFVLGFPRFRNEGDLVKGEFEVGEIHLNPHRIAHGLVAYGLLDNAMGHAVATFGGEIRLCVTLEIKVQYARALHPGPIAVEARCLHRGRTVGLAEGRVTDSDGRLAVFASGTYHLTEGRLGDRGDR; from the coding sequence ATGGGAGAGCGGCCTGCGGAGGACCTGCGGAGTCAGATCGCCGAGGCGATCGAGCACCTCGACGGGTGGGAGCTCGAGACGGTCGCCCGGCTCGCCCGCCGGATGGACGCTCAGATCGGTTACGGCAACCCTTCCTTCGTGCTCGGGTTCCCGCGCTTCCGCAACGAGGGCGACCTGGTGAAGGGGGAGTTCGAGGTCGGCGAGATACACCTGAACCCGCATCGGATCGCCCACGGACTCGTGGCGTACGGGCTGCTCGACAACGCGATGGGACACGCCGTCGCCACCTTCGGAGGTGAGATCCGACTCTGCGTGACCCTGGAGATCAAGGTGCAGTACGCGCGGGCGCTGCACCCGGGGCCGATCGCCGTTGAGGCACGCTGCCTGCATCGCGGACGGACGGTCGGCCTCGCCGAGGGACGCGTCACGGACAGCGACGGCCGCCTCGCCGTCTTCGCGAGCGGGACCTACCACCTCACGGAGGGACGGCTCGGAGACCGGGGGGACCGTTAG
- a CDS encoding acyl-CoA carboxylase subunit beta, whose amino-acid sequence MPKLDESSGMRGTWEELLAELEERKARFALGGGAERIAQQHERGKLTARERLGLLFDEGTFVEYGMLADHNPLIVALEGKLTPADGVITGIGEIDGRQTCVAAYDFTVMAGSMGAIGEMKVARMRELALRLRIPMIWLLDSAGARIQEAAGSQFARSGQLFREEVVMSGVVPLVSAMLGPCAAGTAYIPGLSDFVPMVKGTSSMALAGSHLVKAAVGEDRTDEEIGGSEVHNRHSGVADLEVADDRACIEVVKDYLSFFPSSNLDQPPVKETSDPVDRRCEKLLDLVPVNQRKAYDVRMVIREIVDDGHVLEMKPQWARNVVTALGRFGGMPAGIVANQPMMLGGALDINSADKVARFVWLCDAFNIPLVFLMDVPGFLVGSQVERQGIIRHGAKMLFAISEATVPKVTVVTRKGYGAGYFVMNGFAYEPEYIVAWPTAEISVMGPEGAVNIIFRKEVDSAAPEDRDRVRSERIKMVRESISPYIAAGWAGVDDVIDPRDTRRHIHRGLRLGRTKKVERPWRKHGVLPV is encoded by the coding sequence ATGCCGAAGCTCGACGAGTCGTCGGGCATGCGTGGGACGTGGGAGGAGCTGCTGGCGGAGCTCGAGGAGCGCAAGGCCAGGTTCGCGCTGGGGGGCGGAGCGGAGAGGATCGCCCAGCAGCACGAGCGGGGGAAGCTCACCGCTCGGGAGCGGCTCGGTCTCCTGTTCGACGAGGGGACGTTCGTCGAGTACGGGATGCTCGCCGACCACAACCCGCTGATCGTGGCGCTCGAGGGCAAGCTGACCCCGGCCGACGGAGTGATCACGGGCATCGGCGAGATCGACGGCAGGCAGACGTGCGTGGCCGCCTACGACTTCACGGTGATGGCCGGCTCGATGGGAGCGATCGGGGAGATGAAGGTCGCGCGCATGCGCGAGCTCGCGCTCCGGCTCCGGATCCCGATGATCTGGCTCCTCGACTCGGCCGGTGCGCGGATCCAGGAGGCGGCGGGTTCGCAGTTCGCCCGGTCCGGACAGCTCTTCCGCGAGGAGGTGGTGATGTCCGGGGTCGTGCCTCTCGTCTCGGCCATGCTCGGTCCATGCGCGGCCGGTACCGCCTACATCCCCGGGCTGTCCGACTTCGTGCCGATGGTGAAGGGGACGTCCTCCATGGCGCTGGCCGGCTCCCACCTCGTGAAGGCGGCGGTGGGTGAGGACCGCACCGACGAGGAGATCGGAGGCTCTGAGGTGCATAACCGCCACTCCGGTGTCGCCGACCTCGAGGTAGCCGACGACCGGGCCTGCATCGAGGTGGTGAAGGACTACCTGTCCTTCTTCCCTTCGAGCAACCTGGACCAGCCGCCGGTGAAGGAGACATCCGACCCGGTGGACCGCCGCTGCGAGAAGCTCCTGGACCTCGTCCCGGTCAACCAGCGCAAGGCCTACGACGTGCGGATGGTCATCAGGGAGATCGTCGACGACGGGCACGTCCTCGAGATGAAGCCGCAGTGGGCGCGCAACGTGGTCACCGCCCTGGGTCGGTTCGGTGGGATGCCGGCCGGCATCGTCGCCAACCAGCCGATGATGCTCGGCGGGGCGCTGGACATCAACAGCGCCGACAAGGTGGCCCGCTTCGTCTGGCTCTGCGACGCGTTCAACATCCCTCTCGTCTTCCTCATGGACGTGCCCGGCTTCCTCGTCGGCTCCCAGGTGGAGCGTCAGGGGATCATCCGCCACGGAGCCAAGATGCTCTTCGCCATCTCCGAGGCGACGGTGCCCAAGGTCACCGTGGTCACCCGCAAGGGGTACGGGGCCGGCTACTTCGTGATGAACGGGTTCGCCTACGAGCCCGAGTACATCGTGGCCTGGCCCACGGCGGAGATATCGGTCATGGGGCCGGAGGGAGCGGTGAACATCATCTTCCGCAAGGAGGTCGACTCCGCTGCTCCGGAGGACCGCGACCGGGTCCGCTCGGAGCGGATCAAGATGGTCCGCGAGTCGATCTCGCCCTACATCGCGGCCGGGTGGGCCGGGGTCGACGACGTCATCGACCCGCGCGACACGCGCAGGCACATCCACCGAGGGCTGCGGCTCGGCCGGACGAAGAAGGTCGAGCGGCCCTGGCGCAAGCACGGCGTCCTGCCCGTCTGA